CGACTGGCGTTGCAATCCCTAATTCGTTCTCTAAGACGTCCTTAGCGGCTTCCAGCTGGATCTCGCCACCATCCATCAAAATCAGGTCGGGCAATGCTGCATGCTCCTTCAGTAGCCGTGTATAGCGCCGCCGAATCACTTCACGGGTCGATGCAGCTTCATCAGCATGATCGACCGTCCGCAACTTATATTTCCGATACAATTTTTTATTCGGTTGCCCGTCCGTGAAGACGACCATGGCAGAAACCAAGTCGGCCCCCTGAATATGAGAGTGGTCAAAAGCCTCAATTTTATGACCAGCAGGAATGCCTAAAGCATCCGTGATTTCTTGCATCGCCCCCGTCGTCTTGCGCTCATCCAATTCCAACAACCGGAACTTCTCTTCTAAGACGATTCGAGCATTTTTTTGTGCCATGTCCAGCAAATCCTTTTTCTGGCCGCGTTGAGGGGTCCTTACCGGAATTCCGAGAATGTCACTCAGGACCTGCTTATCAAGACCGTTGGGGACTAAAACTTCGCGTGGTAGAACGTTATTTTTGCGATTATAAAATTGCAAGATAAAGCTCGTCATTTCTTCAGGTGCAGTTGACACTACTGGGAACAAGCGTTTCTCGCGCTTCATCAACCGCGCTTGCCGAATAAAGAAGACCTGAATCGAAAGCCAGCCTTTATCAAGATAGAAATTAAACAGGTCGCGGGGCGTATTATCGTTTGAAATAATTTTCTGCTTTTCAACCGTCATTTCAATATAATTCAGTTGATCACGTAATTCAGCGGCTCGTTCAAATTCTAGGTCAGCGGCCGCTTGATCCATTCGTTTAGTTAACTGCTTCTTGACCGTTTCAACGTGACCATTCAAAAAGGATTTAATCCGCTTGATCTGAGCGTCATATTCTGCCACCGGCACCGTTTTAAAGCAAGCTCCCAAGCATTGGCCCATATGATAATAGAGACACGGCCGCTTCTGGAAACCATGGCAACGCCGCAACGGATAGACCTTCTGAATAAAATTGACCGTTTCCTGAGCCGCGTAAACATTGGGATATGGCCCAAAGTAGTAGCCACCATCTTTACGAACATCACTGACGATCAGGATCTGGGGGTCTCGTTCATTGGTAATCTTAATGTACGGATAACCGGTTCCCTTTTTTAATTTAATATTAAAGTACGGTTGATGTTTTTGAATTAACGTAATTTCTAGCAGGAAGGCTTCCTTATCCGTTGAGGTCACAATAAACTCAAAGTCCGCAATCTCTGATACTAACCGCGCGGTCTTACCAGTATGGCTGCTTTTGAAATATGAACGCACCCGATTTTTCAAGTTCTTGGCCTTACCCACATAAATGATCTGACTGTTTAAGTTCTTCATCAGATAACATCCTGGTAAGTCCGGTAACAAGGATAACTTATGTTCAATATGCGCGGATGCCATAACACACCTTCCCTTCATTTAGATTAGCATTATTAGTATACCGCCTGCTAGCATGGGGCTCAACCAAACAGCCCGGAAATATGATTTTTATTATGACCGACTATTCATCACTGTCGCTACTGATCACAGTGTAGCAAAAAACCGGTAATCAGCAACTGAGCTGATTACCGGTTATGTGTTGTTTACATCAAAATTTTAGAAAGAAAATCTTGGGCCCGCTCTGTTTGCGGGTTCGCAAAGAATTCCTCAGGCGTATTATTCTCCTGAATATAGCCATCAGCCATGAACCAGATTCGATCCGCTACTGACTTAGCAAAACCCATTTCGTGAGTGACCACAACCATGGTCATCCCATCCTTAGCAAGTTCTTGCATCACGTTTAACACTTCCCCAACCATTTCCGGGTCCAAGGCAGACGTTGGTTCGTCAAACAGCATCACTTCAGGGTTCATCGCCAACGCACGAGCAATCGCCACCCGTTGAGCCTGACCACCTGAAAGACTACTTGGAAAGGCATCCGCATGATCGTCCAACCCAACGCGTTGCAATAATTCGTGCGCTTGCTTAGTCGCCGCGGCATCATCGACATGCTTGACCTTCATCGGCGCCAATTTAATGTTTTCCAATACAGTCATGTTGGGAAATAGATTAAACCCTTGGAAAACCATTCCCATTTTTTCACGTAGCGCGTTAACACTCTTCGTATCCAAAGTTGTGAGATCTTGACCTTCGAAAGCGACTTGACCACTTGTGGGCGTCTCGAGTAAGTTTAAACAACGTAAGAAGGTACTCTTCCCACCACCAGAAGGACCAATCACCACGATCACCTGACCGGGTTCAACTTTTTCTGTAATATCCTTTAAAACGTCATTTTCACCGAAGCTCTTCGCAAGGTCTTTAACTTCAATTACTGGTTTAGTCATGTTGCATTCTCCTTTCGAAGTAGTTCAAGATCCGTGAAGCGGTAAAGGTTAAGATGAAGTATA
This Lactiplantibacillus plantarum DNA region includes the following protein-coding sequences:
- the uvrC gene encoding excinuclease ABC subunit UvrC, which translates into the protein MASAHIEHKLSLLPDLPGCYLMKNLNSQIIYVGKAKNLKNRVRSYFKSSHTGKTARLVSEIADFEFIVTSTDKEAFLLEITLIQKHQPYFNIKLKKGTGYPYIKITNERDPQILIVSDVRKDGGYYFGPYPNVYAAQETVNFIQKVYPLRRCHGFQKRPCLYYHMGQCLGACFKTVPVAEYDAQIKRIKSFLNGHVETVKKQLTKRMDQAAADLEFERAAELRDQLNYIEMTVEKQKIISNDNTPRDLFNFYLDKGWLSIQVFFIRQARLMKREKRLFPVVSTAPEEMTSFILQFYNRKNNVLPREVLVPNGLDKQVLSDILGIPVRTPQRGQKKDLLDMAQKNARIVLEEKFRLLELDERKTTGAMQEITDALGIPAGHKIEAFDHSHIQGADLVSAMVVFTDGQPNKKLYRKYKLRTVDHADEAASTREVIRRRYTRLLKEHAALPDLILMDGGEIQLEAAKDVLENELGIATPVAAMVKNDHHKTADLLASAGDQHLHLDPKSQGFYLLQRIQDEVHRFAITFHRQVHTKHSLSSRLDEIPGVGPKTRNKLLRKFGSMSKIAGASLEEIQSLGIAKNVAQTVKFSLAGGGVTPKHYQKGAT
- a CDS encoding amino acid ABC transporter ATP-binding protein, with protein sequence MTKPVIEVKDLAKSFGENDVLKDITEKVEPGQVIVVIGPSGGGKSTFLRCLNLLETPTSGQVAFEGQDLTTLDTKSVNALREKMGMVFQGFNLFPNMTVLENIKLAPMKVKHVDDAAATKQAHELLQRVGLDDHADAFPSSLSGGQAQRVAIARALAMNPEVMLFDEPTSALDPEMVGEVLNVMQELAKDGMTMVVVTHEMGFAKSVADRIWFMADGYIQENNTPEEFFANPQTERAQDFLSKILM